In one Geoglobus acetivorans genomic region, the following are encoded:
- a CDS encoding DUF7444 family protein, with product MKVRNVSNSVVYVADKTIEPGRTAELSKDEMMMSGVKALIENGELEIVEEKTEEKKREKKAQKKKSEP from the coding sequence ATGAAAGTCAGAAATGTGTCGAACTCTGTTGTGTATGTAGCCGACAAGACTATCGAGCCGGGCAGAACAGCAGAGCTCAGCAAGGATGAAATGATGATGTCAGGTGTCAAGGCTCTCATCGAGAATGGAGAGCTTGAGATTGTTGAAGAGAAAACTGAGGAGAAGAAGAGGGAGAAGAAAGCACAGAAAAAGAAGAGTGAGCCATGA
- a CDS encoding DUF3383 family protein, protein MPTAESAVTINLQDATAAAPAETYGEVIVVGEDPSKLTFFNQVKTYYSQSEVEADFGTSSPISLATAKVFAQGVLRVKAVNVMKDDGTGNAVADYVTVLADLEDKKVDYDIMVVTIDASDANAQTVVDHAGTYHKVLVLPFIGDATSAQTAFAALTANEYVFAVAHDDVNLSAGELGGAVAGVLSKLQPWIPPEWYNVQGVNAAGYKSSEVDSLEQNNIATIVDVGKAVISTAKSLDGSWIDIPRTKAYLATEIRNALISLKLRLANMGSKIPYSPAGIQTVKATIEQVLRVAQNLGALREDYVDSDGNLVKGYEVQVPDFDSISDADKSARILRNVRVTAYLSGAVSRITLDLVITL, encoded by the coding sequence ATGCCGACGGCTGAGTCAGCAGTAACAATCAACCTCCAAGATGCAACAGCCGCAGCTCCAGCGGAGACATACGGAGAGGTCATTGTTGTCGGAGAAGATCCCAGCAAACTGACGTTCTTCAATCAGGTCAAAACATACTACAGCCAGTCGGAAGTCGAGGCAGATTTCGGAACTTCCTCGCCCATTTCTCTTGCGACGGCAAAAGTGTTCGCTCAGGGAGTACTGAGGGTTAAGGCTGTCAACGTGATGAAGGACGACGGGACCGGAAACGCTGTCGCAGATTATGTGACTGTTCTCGCAGATCTGGAGGACAAGAAGGTGGATTACGACATAATGGTCGTGACGATCGATGCAAGCGACGCAAACGCTCAGACCGTTGTGGACCACGCTGGAACTTATCACAAGGTTCTCGTTCTTCCGTTCATAGGTGATGCTACAAGTGCACAAACCGCATTTGCAGCTCTGACTGCCAACGAGTACGTCTTTGCCGTCGCTCACGATGACGTGAATTTGTCTGCCGGAGAACTTGGCGGTGCTGTGGCAGGAGTGCTTTCAAAGCTCCAGCCGTGGATTCCGCCTGAGTGGTACAATGTGCAGGGAGTTAATGCGGCAGGCTACAAGTCCTCAGAGGTTGACTCCCTCGAGCAGAACAACATTGCAACCATTGTCGATGTGGGGAAAGCTGTCATCTCGACCGCCAAGAGCCTCGATGGCTCGTGGATTGACATTCCGAGGACCAAGGCTTACCTCGCAACCGAAATAAGGAACGCCCTGATTTCTCTAAAGCTCAGGCTCGCCAACATGGGTTCGAAGATTCCGTATTCTCCGGCTGGAATCCAGACAGTCAAAGCAACGATCGAGCAGGTTTTGAGAGTAGCTCAAAACCTTGGAGCTCTGAGAGAGGACTACGTGGATTCTGACGGAAATCTGGTTAAGGGCTACGAGGTACAGGTGCCGGATTTCGATTCAATCAGTGACGCAGACAAATCCGCGAGAATCCTCAGGAATGTCAGAGTTACTGCCTACCTGAGCGGGGCCGTCAGCAGGATAACGCTCGATCTTGTAATAACGCTGTGA
- a CDS encoding HK97 family phage prohead protease, which produces MQLIVKSLQVSDSDKNVYVEGYASAAVKDLDDEIITEEALKTAAEELKQEPYNKVFVNHKYDDIPIGKIVDAAVRTVEGVRKLWIKVVLNKAHPMFETVYRSLKDGFLDAFSIGFKALERAGNKIKRLKILEVSLVGIPANPEAVVDTVYEKMFRPSEDDILVKGVIPGHPWKYGRDAESGWSKPALSDFTDKSWDELSDFEKRSIAGHFAWSPKNPPEKFTDLKLPHHDPKTHAVVWRGVVAAMAALMGARGGVDIPSEDRKKVYDHLARHYREFGNEPPEFHFLDEFVTKLKEFIEIEQPALKSLDSKAANMSEEIEKKVEELTTEIERLKAENEELRKRLAEYEEKEKASIIEKIKRVAAITKAEVNEEELKKANVIELKLVYADLADRVISHKTAEKVKTPVDNSEGFIETKWGRADARKVAELRKMLGIEGEV; this is translated from the coding sequence ATGCAACTGATAGTAAAGAGCCTCCAGGTCAGCGACAGCGATAAGAATGTCTATGTTGAGGGCTACGCTTCAGCAGCGGTCAAAGACCTTGATGATGAGATAATAACGGAGGAAGCACTGAAAACTGCAGCTGAGGAGCTGAAGCAGGAGCCGTACAACAAGGTCTTCGTCAACCACAAGTACGACGACATCCCGATCGGAAAGATTGTAGATGCTGCGGTCAGGACGGTCGAAGGAGTCAGGAAGCTCTGGATCAAGGTCGTGCTCAACAAAGCCCATCCGATGTTCGAAACCGTTTACAGGTCCCTCAAGGACGGTTTCCTCGACGCGTTTTCGATAGGCTTCAAGGCCCTTGAGAGAGCTGGGAACAAGATCAAGAGGCTGAAGATTCTCGAGGTGAGCCTCGTTGGCATTCCTGCCAATCCTGAAGCTGTTGTAGACACAGTTTACGAGAAGATGTTCAGGCCTTCTGAGGACGACATTCTCGTCAAGGGCGTTATCCCTGGACATCCCTGGAAGTACGGCAGGGATGCAGAATCCGGGTGGAGCAAGCCAGCTCTCAGCGACTTCACGGACAAGAGCTGGGACGAGCTGAGCGATTTTGAAAAAAGAAGCATCGCTGGCCACTTTGCGTGGTCCCCTAAGAATCCTCCAGAGAAGTTCACGGACCTCAAGCTTCCCCACCACGACCCTAAAACTCACGCTGTTGTGTGGAGGGGTGTTGTTGCGGCGATGGCGGCTCTGATGGGTGCGAGAGGTGGGGTGGACATCCCGAGTGAGGACAGGAAGAAGGTGTACGATCACCTTGCCAGACACTACAGGGAATTCGGCAACGAGCCACCCGAGTTCCACTTCCTTGATGAATTCGTGACCAAGCTGAAGGAATTCATCGAAATCGAGCAGCCTGCTTTAAAAAGTCTGGATTCAAAAGCGGCGAACATGAGTGAAGAGATAGAGAAGAAAGTGGAAGAACTGACCACAGAGATCGAGCGACTCAAGGCAGAGAACGAGGAACTCAGGAAGAGACTCGCAGAGTACGAGGAAAAAGAGAAGGCATCGATCATCGAGAAGATCAAGAGGGTTGCGGCCATCACCAAAGCCGAAGTAAATGAGGAGGAGTTGAAGAAGGCGAATGTCATCGAACTCAAGCTCGTTTACGCTGATCTCGCTGACAGAGTCATCTCTCACAAGACCGCCGAGAAGGTCAAGACTCCTGTCGACAATTCTGAGGGTTTCATTGAAACAAAGTGGGGCAGGGCTGATGCTCGCAAGGTTGCGGAGCTGAGGAAGATGCTCGGAATTGAGGGGGAGGTGTGA
- a CDS encoding DUF2080 family transposase-associated protein gives MWTQNHASTLPEQFFPDPLYEVIEKVVKDGGNSGRVYVPKAWVGKKVKIILLEPLSD, from the coding sequence ATGTGGACACAAAATCATGCATCAACATTGCCAGAACAATTCTTTCCTGATCCTCTGTATGAAGTTATTGAGAAAGTTGTCAAAGATGGTGGAAATTCAGGCAGGGTTTACGTTCCAAAAGCTTGGGTTGGAAAGAAAGTCAAGATAATTTTGCTTGAACCGCTTAGTGATTGA
- a CDS encoding phage virion morphogenesis protein yields the protein MIKDINNIPELLNSIPKEKEGILIAAGSFLEGKVKEKITQGDPDWPPLKPETIRRKKSSKPLIDTGRLRDSITHKVEGDKALIGIFARDVVIYAAVHEFGSPRKNIPERSFLRKTFDEQKDEIEKLIDAEIEKVLRRFTFHA from the coding sequence ATGATCAAAGACATCAACAACATCCCAGAGCTGCTGAACTCGATACCAAAAGAGAAGGAGGGGATTTTGATAGCAGCTGGATCTTTTCTCGAGGGGAAAGTTAAGGAGAAGATAACTCAGGGCGATCCAGACTGGCCACCACTGAAACCGGAAACTATCAGGCGGAAGAAGTCGTCAAAACCGCTCATAGATACTGGAAGGCTTAGAGATTCCATCACTCACAAGGTTGAAGGTGACAAAGCACTTATCGGGATTTTTGCAAGGGACGTGGTGATATACGCAGCAGTTCACGAGTTTGGATCCCCAAGAAAGAACATCCCCGAGAGGTCATTTTTGAGAAAAACATTCGACGAGCAGAAGGACGAGATTGAAAAGCTAATTGACGCTGAGATTGAAAAAGTCCTGAGGAGGTTCACGTTCCATGCTTGA
- a CDS encoding baseplate J/gp47 family protein codes for MTYGVTANGFVPKPFSVIMDELKLLAKQEFGEDIDLSENSRFLRFLRLVAKREDALWQLLEDVYYAGYIDFATGQSLDNIAALVGFVRTPASKATGTVTFSRSTPATADITIPAGTRVATSDGSVTFRTTQAVTLSAGSTSVDAPIEAEQAGSSGNVAANTITKIVDPVSGIESVNNANPTSGGRDAETDEELRYRIKNTLASKGKATVEAIKASVLAVDGVKTVRVEENDTINDYTSTGGLPPKSFRVFVFGGADSDIAQAIFDAKPAGIQPYGDVSATAYDQDGNAYTIYFSRPKVVNIYVDVQITSDGTSIDTQTVIDAVKDYINNLDIGEDVIYAKVLASVMNIQGVVDATVKIDTTSPPAGTSNIAIADTEIAQTDDTMITVTVS; via the coding sequence ATGACGTATGGTGTTACCGCGAATGGGTTTGTGCCGAAGCCGTTTTCGGTCATTATGGATGAGTTGAAGCTTCTCGCAAAGCAGGAGTTTGGGGAGGACATTGATTTGAGCGAAAACTCAAGGTTTCTGAGGTTCCTGAGGCTGGTCGCGAAAAGAGAAGATGCACTCTGGCAACTCCTCGAGGATGTGTATTACGCTGGCTACATCGACTTCGCAACCGGGCAGAGCCTCGACAACATAGCCGCACTCGTCGGCTTCGTGAGAACTCCGGCATCAAAAGCGACCGGAACCGTCACGTTCTCCCGATCAACTCCAGCGACGGCGGACATAACAATCCCTGCCGGTACAAGAGTGGCCACTTCGGACGGCTCTGTGACGTTCAGGACAACTCAGGCGGTGACGCTTTCAGCAGGATCCACATCAGTTGACGCCCCCATCGAGGCTGAGCAGGCGGGCAGTTCGGGCAATGTCGCGGCGAACACCATAACGAAAATCGTTGATCCTGTCAGCGGGATTGAGTCCGTGAACAACGCGAACCCGACATCGGGGGGAAGGGACGCGGAAACCGACGAGGAGCTGAGGTACAGGATAAAGAACACTCTCGCCTCGAAGGGCAAGGCGACCGTGGAGGCAATTAAGGCTTCCGTTCTCGCCGTTGACGGGGTCAAGACCGTAAGGGTCGAGGAGAACGACACAATAAACGACTACACGTCAACGGGAGGACTTCCGCCGAAGAGCTTCAGGGTCTTCGTTTTTGGCGGGGCCGACAGCGATATAGCTCAGGCAATATTCGATGCGAAGCCGGCAGGAATCCAGCCGTACGGCGACGTTTCCGCGACAGCCTACGACCAGGACGGCAACGCCTACACGATCTACTTCAGCAGGCCGAAAGTCGTGAACATTTACGTGGATGTGCAGATAACGAGCGACGGAACGTCAATTGACACCCAGACGGTTATCGACGCTGTGAAGGATTACATCAACAACCTCGACATCGGAGAGGACGTGATCTACGCGAAGGTCCTCGCGTCGGTCATGAACATTCAGGGAGTTGTGGACGCCACGGTCAAGATAGACACAACCTCCCCTCCCGCAGGAACGAGCAACATAGCCATAGCGGACACTGAGATCGCACAGACGGACGACACGATGATAACCGTGACGGTGAGCTGA
- a CDS encoding encapsulin: MAVITSDILPAELLQAISDVVVVQARATRVGRNLVQTEKVDRGTQVYKYRKFTGFSDVQEIPEGAEFPLEGVQYTEATASIKKIGKGFYITREEYLGNKIHSIGQLARDAAEVVALKEDEMIISELVNNAGKTQAAAAAWSSTGDPYDDVSAALAKLEEVNVKPDVLVLHPYEAADLRRIDVDAKMTYAQLIEGLGLKVIATPKLSTGTGLLLDTRRAGVLVIAEDITIEGPEYRQENQSYLVNVFERIVPVVRYPDAVCKLTGI, translated from the coding sequence ATGGCGGTCATAACTTCGGATATTCTGCCGGCCGAGCTTCTGCAGGCGATAAGCGATGTCGTTGTTGTGCAGGCCAGGGCCACGAGGGTTGGAAGGAACCTGGTGCAGACTGAGAAAGTCGACAGGGGAACGCAGGTCTACAAGTACAGGAAGTTCACGGGATTCAGCGATGTCCAGGAGATCCCCGAGGGTGCTGAGTTCCCGCTTGAGGGTGTGCAGTACACCGAGGCAACCGCATCGATCAAGAAGATCGGTAAGGGGTTTTACATAACAAGGGAGGAGTACCTCGGAAACAAGATTCACAGCATCGGACAGCTTGCGAGAGATGCCGCGGAGGTCGTGGCCCTCAAGGAGGACGAGATGATCATCAGCGAGCTCGTTAACAACGCTGGAAAGACTCAGGCTGCAGCTGCGGCATGGAGTTCGACTGGAGATCCGTACGACGATGTGTCTGCAGCTCTCGCAAAGCTCGAGGAGGTCAACGTGAAGCCCGACGTGCTCGTGCTGCACCCCTACGAGGCCGCTGACCTCAGGAGAATCGATGTTGACGCGAAGATGACATACGCCCAGCTCATCGAGGGGCTCGGGCTGAAGGTCATTGCTACCCCGAAGCTCTCGACCGGCACGGGCCTGCTCCTCGACACAAGAAGGGCTGGTGTGCTCGTGATTGCTGAAGACATAACGATCGAGGGACCAGAATACAGGCAGGAGAACCAGTCGTATCTCGTCAACGTCTTCGAGAGGATCGTTCCGGTCGTGAGATATCCGGACGCGGTCTGCAAGCTGACGGGAATCTAA
- a CDS encoding DUF2190 family protein, with protein MVLVYVEGRSIKATAGAAITAGQLVELTGDETVAPTSGASSKVLGVAMKDAAAGEQVTVITEGVVEVTAAGAISAGDLVQSAANGQVEVFSATKTYTDSGGNTVSVDDVTMVVGRAITSAAAAGDKVKIKLEV; from the coding sequence ATGGTTCTGGTGTATGTTGAGGGGAGGTCCATCAAGGCAACTGCAGGAGCTGCGATAACCGCAGGACAGCTTGTCGAACTCACTGGCGACGAGACCGTAGCTCCGACCTCTGGGGCCTCGAGCAAGGTTCTCGGAGTTGCGATGAAAGATGCTGCTGCGGGAGAGCAGGTGACCGTGATCACCGAGGGAGTCGTGGAAGTCACGGCCGCTGGAGCGATAAGTGCTGGGGATCTCGTTCAGAGTGCTGCGAACGGTCAGGTGGAAGTGTTCTCCGCGACGAAGACCTACACGGACTCGGGAGGAAACACTGTCTCTGTAGATGATGTCACGATGGTTGTCGGGAGGGCGATAACCTCCGCGGCAGCTGCGGGGGATAAGGTAAAGATAAAGCTGGAGGTGTGA
- a CDS encoding DUF2634 domain-containing protein has translation MTWDFKFDDNGDIVVNELKQLETVEGADRTKQHIMHILKTVRGSDPFDPDFGVDWLKIKRSGYNRTLIEHEVRKALAGYDEIKSIDGIEISELDSDRKVRIRLYLTLDGSKISAEVVV, from the coding sequence ATGACTTGGGACTTCAAGTTTGACGACAACGGCGACATAGTCGTGAACGAGCTCAAACAGCTCGAAACCGTCGAAGGTGCGGACAGGACTAAACAGCACATCATGCACATCCTCAAGACAGTCAGGGGAAGCGACCCGTTCGATCCGGACTTCGGTGTGGACTGGCTTAAGATCAAGCGGAGCGGATACAACAGGACACTTATCGAGCATGAGGTCCGCAAGGCCCTCGCGGGATACGATGAGATCAAGTCCATTGACGGGATAGAGATTTCCGAGCTCGATTCCGACAGGAAAGTCAGGATCAGGCTGTATCTCACGCTTGATGGGAGTAAAATCTCGGCTGAGGTGGTCGTATGA
- a CDS encoding phage baseplate protein yields the protein MEDILLGDVRFTAIEIVDLSESVVIPEHRVEDGYPIADNIFFQPAEFQLTITLLEEEVETLKQLYESKQPTTLICRFGVFEDVVIQELNMTQGGSRNTFRAVIRVRQILKARAKTAEVPLSDLGLTADESEASGGATATSPLEKDVPDAPTKQENKSWLDSIFDWFGGLWGG from the coding sequence ATGGAAGACATTCTACTCGGGGATGTCAGATTTACTGCCATAGAGATTGTCGATCTATCGGAATCCGTAGTTATCCCAGAGCACAGGGTCGAAGATGGCTATCCGATAGCAGACAACATTTTCTTTCAGCCTGCGGAGTTCCAGCTCACGATCACCCTGCTTGAGGAAGAAGTTGAGACGCTGAAGCAACTTTACGAGTCCAAGCAGCCGACGACATTAATCTGCAGGTTCGGGGTCTTCGAGGATGTGGTGATTCAGGAGCTGAATATGACGCAGGGCGGAAGCAGGAACACGTTCAGGGCAGTTATCAGGGTCAGGCAAATACTCAAGGCAAGGGCAAAGACCGCCGAGGTTCCGCTCTCAGACCTCGGACTGACCGCTGACGAAAGCGAGGCATCAGGAGGTGCGACAGCAACGTCCCCATTAGAGAAAGACGTGCCGGACGCTCCGACAAAGCAGGAAAACAAGAGCTGGCTGGATTCGATTTTCGACTGGTTCGGCGGATTGTGGGGTGGTTGA
- a CDS encoding MarR family transcriptional regulator: MATQEEVLQAILDNHGVISFRDLKEYFGIGKSGSSWLPQRLRSLENKKLIYRLRIGSETFFIADPDLLEFESRGRPAGSIRINAFMEQKLLSVLKKKKIMTKWQLRTALGWDDRTFGKYLKSLLEKNMIIEWHTGTVTLYFTPDTLNDIANQYYEKLYSNFQC; encoded by the coding sequence ATGGCGACTCAGGAAGAGGTTCTGCAGGCTATTCTTGACAATCATGGCGTGATAAGCTTCAGGGATCTGAAAGAGTATTTTGGGATAGGCAAGTCTGGCTCTTCCTGGCTCCCTCAGCGTTTGAGAAGTCTTGAAAACAAAAAGCTGATCTACAGACTGAGAATTGGGAGCGAGACTTTCTTTATAGCAGATCCAGATCTGCTCGAATTTGAATCACGTGGAAGACCTGCAGGGTCAATCAGGATCAACGCATTCATGGAGCAGAAGCTCTTGAGCGTCCTCAAAAAGAAGAAGATAATGACCAAGTGGCAGCTGAGAACGGCCCTCGGATGGGACGACAGAACCTTCGGCAAGTACCTCAAGTCACTCCTCGAAAAGAACATGATAATCGAGTGGCACACTGGAACGGTAACGCTCTACTTCACCCCCGACACACTGAATGACATAGCCAACCAGTACTACGAAAAGCTCTACAGTAATTTTCAATGCTGA
- a CDS encoding Gp138 family membrane-puncturing spike protein has protein sequence MIDKLLRLIDAKLDNINTVALGIVTQVDNSRLRCNVKLKHKIQGNEIELFDVPIACLRSSVGTIYVPLREGDVVLVLFSKYELEEQLKNRDTVAVNELLRFNINDALVFGGLFTLADSIPSINPDRINIIGDVYIDGDLDFKTIRGVSADSGSWHPPGV, from the coding sequence ATGATCGACAAGCTCCTGAGGCTGATTGACGCTAAGCTTGACAACATCAACACCGTGGCGCTCGGAATTGTCACGCAGGTTGACAACTCGAGGCTTCGGTGCAATGTCAAGCTGAAGCACAAGATTCAGGGCAACGAGATCGAGCTGTTCGATGTCCCGATCGCATGCCTGAGGAGTTCGGTCGGGACGATATATGTCCCGCTCAGAGAGGGAGACGTGGTCCTCGTGCTATTCTCGAAATACGAGCTGGAGGAACAGCTTAAGAACCGCGACACGGTGGCGGTGAATGAGCTTCTGAGGTTCAACATCAATGACGCCCTCGTTTTCGGCGGATTGTTTACGCTGGCCGATTCGATTCCGAGCATAAATCCCGACAGGATCAACATCATCGGTGACGTTTACATAGACGGGGACCTCGATTTTAAGACTATCAGGGGAGTTTCTGCGGACAGCGGAAGCTGGCATCCGCCGGGAGTCTGA
- a CDS encoding tyrosine-type recombinase/integrase has protein sequence MREFLEACSYDLEDSRIIIYINEIKQQFSPRTARKRLIYIRAFLKFVNHPLAEHIELPKIPKQKKIVVKPRDIRQILIEADSKLRERYALKVKSATLLSATSGIRAEELYLLTVDDIDLENRTIYIKAEIAKDYEDRVTFFSREAQEVLQEYLSVVKPDKLPFSKKSLLYHFGKLNTSLRMKHMRKFFSQQSDRLGMPTAIKKMLMGHSMRNDVDLGHYDFQDEEELKKIYDKYWKDFRILG, from the coding sequence GTGAGAGAGTTCCTCGAGGCATGTTCATACGATTTAGAAGATAGCCGCATAATTATTTATATAAATGAAATAAAACAGCAGTTCAGCCCACGAACAGCCAGAAAGCGCCTGATATACATTCGTGCATTCCTCAAATTCGTAAATCACCCACTCGCCGAGCACATCGAACTGCCAAAGATACCGAAACAGAAGAAGATCGTCGTCAAGCCCAGAGACATAAGACAGATACTCATCGAGGCGGACAGTAAGCTTAGAGAGAGGTACGCTTTGAAAGTGAAGTCCGCCACGCTTTTATCCGCCACGTCCGGAATAAGGGCCGAAGAGCTGTATCTGCTGACCGTTGATGACATCGATCTCGAAAACAGAACGATTTACATCAAAGCTGAAATAGCCAAGGACTATGAAGACAGGGTTACCTTCTTCTCCAGAGAAGCTCAGGAAGTTCTGCAGGAGTATCTGTCCGTAGTTAAACCTGACAAACTTCCCTTCTCCAAGAAGTCTCTACTCTACCACTTCGGGAAATTAAACACGAGTTTGAGAATGAAGCACATGAGGAAGTTCTTCAGCCAGCAGAGCGACAGGTTGGGGATGCCAACGGCAATTAAGAAGATGCTGATGGGCCACTCGATGAGGAACGACGTGGACCTTGGGCACTACGACTTCCAGGATGAGGAGGAGCTGAAAAAAATTTACGACAAGTATTGGAAGGACTTCAGGATTCTCGGCTGA
- a CDS encoding phage tail tape measure protein, whose product MEALRSLYVVIQLKDQITDQLRRVNHAVDSVKSGVKNLTETIEQYKWAVVGAGAALSAFAYGGFRFFSDATKELANFQDAMRVFRAYAGENADAILKAMEEAAEGTIDSTQMILNANRAIVMGIDPEYLPRMMRIARAAARAMGTDVQYMFESIAVGSARQSKLILDNLGIIVDAEAAYEKYAKQLGKTADQLTEAEKRQAFLNAVMEAGEKLVRKVDLSQETLNEQLMKSRVAWQEFKKALAEGALPTIKAFTEGLEGLTAWLRDLPKPVKAVIGTFGVLATGVSAVVGPLLMQAAALALLKVQIIQLTGTTSLLAGLRVMMLGFASSVWAAIVPLLPIVAMIGAVVAAILLLQDVLVKGWDKSYLGKFVGWLLEKLPFLKSVAEAVGNAFNLLKRVFNWVTSSIKNLITWIQNAWKTLTESPVFKAVQGLLNLTPAGIGLKATTTMITEHRLPSLSEIVPKPAQMISTVQSKVEHKQINAPISIKIEGVKDPEKVAELVERRLERRFNAIGV is encoded by the coding sequence ATGGAAGCTCTCAGAAGTCTCTATGTCGTCATTCAGCTCAAAGATCAGATAACCGATCAGCTCAGACGAGTTAATCATGCAGTTGATAGCGTAAAATCGGGTGTCAAAAATCTGACGGAGACTATTGAGCAATACAAATGGGCCGTTGTGGGGGCTGGAGCCGCACTGTCTGCTTTTGCGTATGGTGGTTTCAGGTTCTTCAGCGACGCAACCAAGGAACTCGCCAATTTTCAGGATGCAATGAGGGTGTTCAGGGCCTATGCTGGGGAAAATGCAGATGCAATTCTGAAAGCGATGGAAGAAGCGGCTGAAGGAACTATCGACAGCACTCAAATGATCTTAAATGCTAACAGAGCAATCGTCATGGGCATCGATCCGGAATACTTGCCGAGGATGATGAGAATAGCCAGAGCTGCAGCGAGAGCGATGGGAACAGATGTGCAGTACATGTTCGAGTCGATAGCAGTTGGTTCAGCTCGTCAATCTAAGCTAATACTGGACAACTTGGGGATTATCGTGGATGCTGAAGCAGCATACGAGAAATACGCTAAACAACTCGGTAAAACTGCCGATCAGCTTACGGAAGCTGAAAAACGGCAGGCTTTTCTCAACGCAGTGATGGAAGCCGGAGAGAAACTTGTGAGGAAAGTGGATCTTTCCCAAGAGACACTTAACGAACAGCTAATGAAATCAAGAGTTGCATGGCAGGAATTTAAGAAAGCATTGGCTGAAGGCGCATTACCGACAATTAAAGCGTTCACGGAAGGTTTAGAGGGACTGACTGCATGGCTCAGAGATTTACCCAAACCAGTTAAAGCAGTTATAGGAACATTTGGGGTCCTTGCAACTGGTGTTTCTGCGGTTGTAGGGCCATTACTGATGCAGGCTGCTGCATTGGCTCTTCTAAAAGTCCAGATAATCCAACTTACTGGAACGACGAGTCTTCTTGCTGGTTTAAGGGTGATGATGCTCGGATTTGCCAGTTCAGTGTGGGCTGCAATCGTCCCGCTCTTACCTATAGTGGCCATGATCGGCGCAGTTGTAGCAGCAATTCTGCTCCTCCAAGATGTCCTCGTCAAGGGATGGGACAAAAGCTACCTTGGAAAATTCGTCGGCTGGCTCCTCGAGAAGCTACCATTCCTAAAGTCAGTTGCCGAGGCAGTAGGGAATGCCTTCAACTTGTTAAAACGGGTCTTCAACTGGGTTACAAGTTCAATCAAGAACCTCATAACTTGGATCCAGAACGCTTGGAAAACTCTCACAGAAAGTCCTGTCTTCAAAGCCGTTCAAGGTTTGCTTAACCTGACTCCTGCTGGAATTGGATTAAAAGCGACGACCACGATGATAACCGAACATCGCTTACCTTCGCTGAGCGAGATCGTGCCCAAACCAGCTCAGATGATCTCGACTGTTCAGAGCAAGGTTGAGCACAAGCAAATCAACGCTCCAATCTCGATCAAGATTGAAGGTGTGAAAGATCCGGAAAAAGTTGCGGAGCTTGTAGAACGAAGGCTTGAAAGAAGGTTTAACGCGATAGGGGTATAA